One Pieris brassicae chromosome 11, ilPieBrab1.1, whole genome shotgun sequence DNA window includes the following coding sequences:
- the LOC123716153 gene encoding lipoyltransferase 1, mitochondrial isoform X2: protein MSQSMMRKFVVTNMCVVAGLTRRTSARSLVTSSAKPIKQAQVLPPEREITKSVFMSQSTDIYTNLAMEDWMYRNMDFSNHHVMMVWRNEPCVVIGRHQNPWLEANVPFLGDKEIALARRNSGGGTVYHDRGNLNITFFTHRDRYDRKYNLEIIKRALYRSFGIKSLINERQDIIVRDKYKISGTAAKLSRLTAYHHCTLLVNANKADLSKALAKRETTATPSTPSPVVNLADLDNRVTVESLQTAIGYEYLRTPALHIEDAGERHISQQRGFQFVNPTEDWYPGIAELRKELTTWEWCYGRTPEFTVRRSFPVPPELLSSKLYSASQELIISMTVEKGLINDVTLNIPPGLIESGFHGEASVITHLKGKRFTSEALAALENAMLTRHLSGDVRKLDDKEQFVAKCFDQVVNTV, encoded by the exons ATGTCTCAATCAATGATGAGGAAGTTTGTTGTTACCAACATGTGTGTTGTCGCTGGACTAACAAGACGCACAAGTGCAAGAAGCCTGGTTACAAGTTCAGCCAAACCAATTAAACAAGCTCAGGTGTTACCACCGGAGAGGGAAATCACAAAGTCTGTGTTTATGTCACAATCAACAGACATCTACACAAATCTAGCAATGGAAGATTGGATGTACCGTAATATGGATTTTTCAAATCACCATGTTATGATGGTATGGCGGAATGAGCCCTGTGTTGTTATTGGAAGACACCAAAACCCCTGGCTTGAGGCAAATGTTCCTTTCTTAGGTGATAAGGAAATTGCTCTTGCTCGACGTAATAGTGGTGGAGGCACTGTGTACCATGACCGAggaaacctaaacataacattCTTTACTCATAGAGACCGATATGatagaaaatataacttaGAAATTATCAAGAGGGCCTTGTATAGAAGCTTTGGAATAAAATCTCTTATCAATGAGAGACAAGACATTATTGTTAGGGACAAATACAAA ATATCGGGAACAGCTGCTAAGCTAAGCCGTTTAACAGCATACCATCACTGCACACTTCTAGTCAACGCCAACAAGGCTGATCTCAGCAAAGCACTTGCTAAACGAGAG ACAACAGCGACGCCGTCAACGCCGTCACCTGTCGTAAATCTGGCCGATCTGGACAACAGAGTAACCGTGGAAAGCCTTCAGACGGCCATCGGCTACGAGTACCTTCGCACACCGGCGCTTCATATCGAAGATGCCGGTGAAAGGCATATATCGCAACAGAGGGGATTCCAATTCGTTAACCCCACTGAAGATTGGTATCCAg GTATTGCTGAATTAAGAAAGGAATTGACGACATGGGAATGGTGCTATGGCAGAACACCAGAGTTCACTGTTAGGCGCTCCTTCCCCGTGCCACCGGAACTTCTGTCGTCCAAACTCTATTCCGCCTCTCAAGAGTTGATTATCTCCATGACTGTGGAGAAAGGCCTAATTAATGACGTCACGCTGAACATCCCGCCCGGTTTAATCGAATCTGGCTTCCACGGGGAGGCTTCAGTGATAACTCATCTGAAAGGCAAGCGGTTCACTTCAGAAGCACTTGCGGCTCTCGAAAACGCCATGTTGACCCGTCACTTGAGCGGTGACGTCAGAAAGTTGGACGACAAAGAACAATTTGTCGCTAAGTGCTTCGACCAAGTCGTCAACACTGTGTAA
- the LOC123716153 gene encoding lipoyltransferase 1, mitochondrial isoform X1 has product MSQSMMRKFVVTNMCVVAGLTRRTSARSLVTSSAKPIKQAQVLPPEREITKSVFMSQSTDIYTNLAMEDWMYRNMDFSNHHVMMVWRNEPCVVIGRHQNPWLEANVPFLGDKEIALARRNSGGGTVYHDRGNLNITFFTHRDRYDRKYNLEIIKRALYRSFGIKSLINERQDIIVRDKYKISGTAAKLSRLTAYHHCTLLVNANKADLSKALAKREHGIQTTATPSTPSPVVNLADLDNRVTVESLQTAIGYEYLRTPALHIEDAGERHISQQRGFQFVNPTEDWYPGIAELRKELTTWEWCYGRTPEFTVRRSFPVPPELLSSKLYSASQELIISMTVEKGLINDVTLNIPPGLIESGFHGEASVITHLKGKRFTSEALAALENAMLTRHLSGDVRKLDDKEQFVAKCFDQVVNTV; this is encoded by the exons ATGTCTCAATCAATGATGAGGAAGTTTGTTGTTACCAACATGTGTGTTGTCGCTGGACTAACAAGACGCACAAGTGCAAGAAGCCTGGTTACAAGTTCAGCCAAACCAATTAAACAAGCTCAGGTGTTACCACCGGAGAGGGAAATCACAAAGTCTGTGTTTATGTCACAATCAACAGACATCTACACAAATCTAGCAATGGAAGATTGGATGTACCGTAATATGGATTTTTCAAATCACCATGTTATGATGGTATGGCGGAATGAGCCCTGTGTTGTTATTGGAAGACACCAAAACCCCTGGCTTGAGGCAAATGTTCCTTTCTTAGGTGATAAGGAAATTGCTCTTGCTCGACGTAATAGTGGTGGAGGCACTGTGTACCATGACCGAggaaacctaaacataacattCTTTACTCATAGAGACCGATATGatagaaaatataacttaGAAATTATCAAGAGGGCCTTGTATAGAAGCTTTGGAATAAAATCTCTTATCAATGAGAGACAAGACATTATTGTTAGGGACAAATACAAA ATATCGGGAACAGCTGCTAAGCTAAGCCGTTTAACAGCATACCATCACTGCACACTTCTAGTCAACGCCAACAAGGCTGATCTCAGCAAAGCACTTGCTAAACGAGAG caTGGCATACAGACAACAGCGACGCCGTCAACGCCGTCACCTGTCGTAAATCTGGCCGATCTGGACAACAGAGTAACCGTGGAAAGCCTTCAGACGGCCATCGGCTACGAGTACCTTCGCACACCGGCGCTTCATATCGAAGATGCCGGTGAAAGGCATATATCGCAACAGAGGGGATTCCAATTCGTTAACCCCACTGAAGATTGGTATCCAg GTATTGCTGAATTAAGAAAGGAATTGACGACATGGGAATGGTGCTATGGCAGAACACCAGAGTTCACTGTTAGGCGCTCCTTCCCCGTGCCACCGGAACTTCTGTCGTCCAAACTCTATTCCGCCTCTCAAGAGTTGATTATCTCCATGACTGTGGAGAAAGGCCTAATTAATGACGTCACGCTGAACATCCCGCCCGGTTTAATCGAATCTGGCTTCCACGGGGAGGCTTCAGTGATAACTCATCTGAAAGGCAAGCGGTTCACTTCAGAAGCACTTGCGGCTCTCGAAAACGCCATGTTGACCCGTCACTTGAGCGGTGACGTCAGAAAGTTGGACGACAAAGAACAATTTGTCGCTAAGTGCTTCGACCAAGTCGTCAACACTGTGTAA
- the LOC123716236 gene encoding cytochrome b-c1 complex subunit 7-like, translating to MALRTTKVLYNNSLRKWCYNLAGFNKYGLLRDDCLYETEEVTEALRRLPQNVVDERNYRIVRAVQLSVTKTILPKEEWTKFEEDKLYLTPIVEQVKNEKQERENWEKNN from the exons ATGGCTCTGCGTACAACaaaggttttatataaca ACAGCTTGAGGaagtggtgctacaacctcgcgggatttaataaatatg gGCTACTACGGGACGATTGTCTTTACGAAACTGAAGAAGTTACTGAGGCTCTCCGCCGTTTACCTCAAAATGTAGTTGATGAACGTAATTATCGTATAGTTAGAGCTGTCCAATTGTCTGttactaaaacaattttaccAAAGGAGGAATGGACAAAATTTGAGGAGGACAAACTCTATCTTACACCAATTGTTGAACAAGTGAAAAATGAAAAGCAAGAACGCGAAAACTgggaaaaaaacaattaa
- the LOC123716416 gene encoding sorting nexin-17, whose protein sequence is MHFSIPDLQQFRDDNGLTYTGFNIHIDGFYHCTARFKQLLSLHEQLQSQYSYFKLPQFPPKKFFLTSSQLEERRILLEKYIQLIGQNPVLANSGILMTFLLTAQQETHNVKVHVVDIEISLMNGYRIPLSVSSTDTSSTVLDIACNYVNLPKDLTKYFSLFLFNWSCAKDGQPSFKKLEDFESPYISQKYVRPEDKIVLRKSYWDPCYDMDLVQDRVSIDLLYLQIIEDIDLGWITADSETKLMLSSHESKKQKREYIELARSLRHYGRIPAGDGLTEAVNIGDMGGALINVRVSLACKELSLTSVTHPNHEQRYKVTRMRCWRITTLHSVDQSHNGSLLEEPTKNFELSFEYLISKDNLIWVTLKTENAIFISVCLQSIVDELMRQKNGEGPISPRCKRASLTYLRRDGSSQLITPSSSSDTLSSINGDSCTSGSSREIFSVQKLTEKFASVAFKTGKDCVENNAFEAIGDEEL, encoded by the exons atgcatttttctATTCCGGACTTACAGCAATTTCGAGACGACAATGGACTTACTTACACG GGTTTCAACATACATATTGATGGATTTTACCACTGTACAGCTCGCTTTAAGCAGCTGCTTAGTCTGCATGAGCAACTACAGTCACAGTACTCTTACTTTAAATTGCCACAGTTTCCaccaaaaaagttttttcttacTAGTTCACAATTAGAAGAACGCAGAATTCTTTTAGAGAAATATATCCAACTTA TTGGACAAAATCCAGTTTTGGCTAATTCAGGAATATTAATGACATTCCTTTTAACTGCTCAACAAGAAACACATAATGTCAAAGTTCATGTTGTTGATATAGAGATCTCTTTGATGAACGGATATAGAATACCACTATCAGTATCTTCAACTGATACATCCAGTACTGTTTTAGATATAGCATGTAATTATGTGAATCTCCCAAAAGATTTGACAAAATACTTTTCGCTGTTTCTATTTAATTGGAGTTGTGCAAAAGATGGTCAgccaagttttaaaaaattggaaGATTTTGAATCACCATATATTTCCCAGAAATATGTTAGACCTGAAGATAAAATTGTGTTAAGAAAAAG ttattGGGATCCTTGTTATGATATGGACCTAGTTCAAGACAGGGTTTCAATAGATTTACTGTACCTTCAAATTATAGAAGACATTGATTTAGGGTGGATAACTGCTGATTCTGAGACTAAACTCATGCTTTCATCACATGaatcaaaaaaacaaaagagagAG TACATTGAGTTGGCTAGAAGTTTAAGGCATTATGGCCGAATACCAGCTGGAGATGGTTTAACAGAAGCAGTAAATATTGGTGACATGGGTGGtgctttaataaatgtacGAGTGTCTTTAGCATGCAAGGAATTATCACTCACAAGTGTAACACATCCAAACCATGAACAGAGATATAAAGTTACACGAATGCGTTGTTGGCGTATCACAACACTACATTCG gtgGACCAATCACATAACGGATCTTTACTAGAAGAACCAACAAAAAACTTTGAGCTTTCATTTGAATATCTTATAAGCAAAGATAATCTCATTTGGGTAACATTGAAGACtgaaaatgcaatatttatcAGTGTATGTTTAcag tCAATAGTCGATGAGTTGATGCGTCAAAAGAACGGTGAGGGTCCTATATCCCCACGCTGTAAAAGGGCGAGTCTCACCTACTTACGTCGGGATGGCTCCAGTCAACTTATAACACCTTCATCATCTAGCGATACACTGAGTTCTATA AATGGAGACTCTTGCACTTCGGGAAGCTCACGTGAAATATTCTCCGTTCAAAAGTTAACAGAGAAATTCGCCTCAGTCGCGTTCAAAACTGGCAAGGACTGTGTGGAGAATAACGCTTTTGAAGCTATAGGTGATGAAgagttgtaa
- the LOC123715904 gene encoding proteasomal ATPase-associated factor 1-like: protein MPDLPVISIQCDWNDALRLPQSKVWISIKYLNINSVDDKITTSINKPDVKIKIHVPENFQLISYSNLSLVLKHVESDLKVAFVAPTKVHDLHQKAILSVCAADNSLTVSSCEGDQLLVWDSRTSETLLDLKGHGGPIYKCRFFPSGLVLISAGADGSCKIWSAQSGINPVTLQGHVMSVADVCIIDKGRNVISVSKDGTAKLWDVGESKCLDDVIKGRGPINCCALTITQDEGTVNNDREIGTANKQLVIGCESGEIVGAHIAKREVTFHKQLGSPCNTCIIIEQTIIVGCADGKIIHLKVEDGEIIKEIHESASPILSMCVLTNGLYMVGRQDGNCAVLSVLDDFNSVRVQLTGSDCDGIRDISFNSKWIFVGCRDTKVRKYDFNQISVHYK, encoded by the exons ATGCCCGACTTGCCGGTTATTAGTATTCAATGTGATTGGAACGACGCCCTAAG ATTACCACAAAGTAAGGTGTGGATATCAATAAAGTATCTCAACATTAACAGTGTTGATGATAAAATTACAACATCTATCAACAAGCCAGAtgtaaaaatcaaaatacatgTACCGGAAAACTTTCAATTGATTTCATATTCAAATCTTAGtcttgttttaaaacatgtgGAATCTGATTTGAAAGTTGCATTTGTAGCTCCAACAAAAGTCCATGATTTGCACCAAAAAGCTATACTTTCTGTATGTGCTGCAGATAATTCTCTGACTGTATCATCGTGTGAGGGTGATCAGCTTTTAGTGTGGGATAGCAGAACTA gtgAAACATTATTGGATTTGAAAGGCCATGGTGGTCCTATTTACAAGTGTCGTTTTTTTCCATCTGGATTAGTGTTAATATCTGCTGGAGCTGATGGATCATGTAAAATTTGGTCAGCACAATCAGGAATTAACCCTGTTACTCTACAAGGACATGTGATGTCTGTGGCAGATGTTTGTATTATTGATAAGGGAAGAAATGTTATTTCTGTCAgcaa agatGGTACAGCAAAGTTATGGGATGTTGGTGAATCAAAATGTTTGGATGATGTAATTAAAGGTAGAGGCCCCATTAATTGCTGTGCATTGACAATAACTCAAGATGAAGGCACTGTCAACAATGATAGAGAG ATTGGAACAGCAAATAAGCAGTTAGTTATTGGTTGTGAATCAGGTGAAATTGTAGGTGCTCACATAGCAAAGAGAGAAGTAACATTTCATAAACAGTTAGGATCACCATGCAACACCTGCATTATTATTGAACAAACCATAATTGTGGGATGTGCAGATGGAAAA attATCCATTTGAAAGTGGAAGATGGTGAAATAATCAAAGAAATTCATGAATCTGCTAGCCcaattctttctatgtgtgttCTTACGAATGGCCTGTATATGGTTGGAAGACAGGACGGGAATTGTGCTGTGCTCTCAGTACTTGACGACTTTAACTCTGTTAGAGTGCAGTTAACAGGCTCAGACTGTGATGGCATCAGAGATATATCATTCAACAGTAAATGGATTTTTGTAGGGTGTCGTGATACTAAAGTCAGAAAATATGACTTTAATCaaataagtgtacattataAGTAA